The sequence CCCTGAACCCCCATAAGACACGCCAAATTTAAAGACAACCCAAGTAACTGTACAGATTTTTGAGCACTTAGAACAGTCAAGCTTAAAACAGAAAGTTGGTCTTAACTATAGCATAGCTACTGCTTTGCTACAATACAAAAACGCTGCAGCCCTGTGATAGGGTATGGCCAGCCCCACCCTGaggcccggtctacactacaaagtgaggctgatgtaagctgccttgtgtcagTCTATTTGTGAATACGTCTATAGTGAAATTTGTCTCTAGCTGAGGTAGGCAGCCCGCCACAGCGACCCAGTGAAACCACCTCTCGGAATGCTGTGGAGCCATGGCTGACCTAATGAGGTCAATGCGTGACCTGTGCTGATCTtagcagtcctccagcagctgtcctaCAATGGCTACTCCCTGCAACAGTGACCGCTGTGGTCGCGATTATGAATTCCACCGCTCAGGGGTCAcagagagcagaagccaggcacCCCCTGAAGCCCCCCACCCTTGTATTtgtgaaatgccttttcctgattgcccagcttggcaagcacacctagcagctctcccttgttgtgtgcaactgccctaCTGACCATGCCGGCTATATGCACTGGACATgccctgcctggagtagacaggagggATTGGATATCCTGGGCCCATGGGGAGAAGAGGTTGTGCAGGCACAGCTACGGATCAgctgtagaaatgtggacatctctGAAAAGATTGAACAGGGGCTGGAGGCAAAGGGGTACGAcaaggatcagcagcagtgccatgtgaaaatcaACTGCAGCAAGCATACACAAGGCCAGGAAGCATGACGTGTAGGCGACTCAGATCAAGAGAAGAAATATTGTTGTTTGAATGGCCTCTGCCTGTACTGTGGGGAATGAAGCTACTTTGCCACCAGGTGTCTCCTCAAGTCCTGTTCTATGGCTAGTccaggaagatgggagggatcaccCTCACTAGAGGGGATGTGGCTGGACAGAATGGCAACATCTGATTCCCTGAGCAGACCCCCTCTGCTTCCTACGTGTACCCTAACCACCTCGGACAATGCCCAATCCCACCTCCAGATCGAGTACCGGCTTTGGGCCCTGGCTACACCCGAAGCAAGCTGCACTCAGGAATGTCTAGTAATTTCATGGACACTGGCTTTACTAAAATAAACCAGTGTCAGTGCAAAGGAAGCTCCCCCGTGGTGGAGCCAATTCATGGCAGCTTGCTGTCCTTGGGCCTGGTCGTCTAGGAGACTGCACCCCTTTTGGGCTGTGATTCAAGTCCACCAGGAAACCCTGCAATTTAACCTGATTGACTCACCCCACTTCTCGATCATGCTTGGCATCCCCTGGCTCTCCCTCCACAATCCAGACATTTCCTGCAGAGCACGAGAAGTGCAGTTCGGGTCTGATTTTTGTCAGCATCAGTGTCTAGTCCAACCTGGTGTTGAAGATACTAGACACAATCTGGGCAAGGCCACCATTTTCTGCTCACAGCAGGCTCTGAGTGAGGATAACTCTCCAATTCCTGTGAAATACTAGAACTTTGTGGACATAGTCAATAAAAGAAACATTAATGCCCAAGCCCCACATAGGCCTCACGACTACCCCATAGAATTCCTGCCAGGGGCCAAAATCTCCTTCAGGCAAATTTATGCTTTGTCAGAACCTGAACTCAGGGCCCTGTAGGAACACCTCAATGAAAATCTAGCAAATAATTTTATCTGTCCTTCTGTGTCCGCTGCCAAGGCCCTAGCCCCAGTTGTCAAGCAAAAGGATGCCTTTGTGTAGACTATCCAGTGCTGAAAAATATCACCGTCAAGAATAAATATCCTTTGCTGTTGATCAGTGAACTACAGGAGATGGTTGGCTTGGCTACGCAGCACCTACAACCTGGTCTGCATCCAAGAGGGCAATGAATGGAAAACAGCCTTTCATATGTGGTATGGACATTTTGAGTACCTTGTcatgcctttttgtctctgtaATGCCCCTGCCACATTCCAGCACTTTGTTAATGATATCTTCAGGGTTGTTCTGCATAAGTTTGTCATCAAAGCAGATGCCTCTGATCACATGATTGAGGCAGTGCTATCACAGCAACAAGGGCCCTTGAATGACCTTAGCCATTGTATCTTCTCTTCTATGAAATTGACACCTGAGGAACAAAATTATAAAATCTGTAGTAAGGAGTCATTGGCCATCAAGGCTGCAGTTCAGGAGTGGCACCATCATCTAGAAGGGGCACGTCTTTCAGTCCAGGTGTTCACAGATCATAAAAATTTGGAACATCTCTCTTTGCAGCCCTCAACCAAGGTCGGCTATGTTGATTCCTCTTCTTCTGTAGATTCAACTTCACCCTGACCTACCAGCTGAGAACCTGGAATGATAAACACGAGGTGTTATCTCACAAGGGAGGGTACATCTATAAGGGGGTTAAACCTCCCAAGCCTACCACAATATTGTAGCCCTGCCATTTTGTAAATATGCTGACCAGCACTGATCTTTTGGCCACTGTAAAGGCCTCGCTGCCCAACGATCCACTTGCAGTGGATGGATGTCAGCCAGTTCTGACCCAAACATCACAGTGAAAAACAACGTACTCTGGTTCAAGGATTGCATTTATGTTCCTGATGGACCACCCATCCAGCCATACTCTTGCTATGCCACGATTCCCCACTTGCAGGCTACTTCAGGTACAGGAAGATGGTGAAGCTGATTTCTCGCAATTTTTGGTGGCAAACTGTTCTCATCTGTCAGATCTTACATGACGTCCTATGAGACATTCAGCCAGATGAAGACCACGTGCCAAACTTCTAGGTGCCCTGATCCCACTTTTGGcctcaccccaaccctgggcATCTATCTTAATGAACTTCATCACAGATCTCCCCAACTTATAGGGCTCCACAGCTATACTGGTCGTCATCAACTTCCTCAACAAAAGGACACACATTGCACCTTGTCAGACGATCCCCATTGCAAAAGTAACTGCTCATTTATCTTTCAACAACACCTTCACGCTCCATGGATTACCAACCAACATGACATCAGAATGTGGGCCACAATTTGTCTCCCCTTTTTGGGGAAAATTGGCCGAAGTCCTGAAGTGACTCTGCACATTTCCTTTGCTTACCACCACCAGACGGATGGACAATTGGAATGGGTAAATCAAATTCCAGAACAATAACTCTGTTGCTTTAGCAACTACCATCaagatgtttgtttgtttccaacttttaccttttattgaATTTGCTTACAGTAACTCCAATCACAGATCAACCTGCCAAAACCCCTTCTATGCCAATTGTGGCTTCCACCCTCGATTCCATCCATCCGTCCCGCCAATCTCCCGTGTCCTCATGGCCTCTGATTTGGTTCAACACTTTCACCACTTTCAAGAGGAATTAAAATCACACTTAAACTCAGCCAAGGACGACTACAAATGATACATTGACCTCCATCAATAGGACCCTCCTCCTTTGTCGGTCGGAAACAAGTTAAGGCTCTTGATTCAACACTTGGATATCTCCTCAAGGAAACTAGATCACCATTACCTTGGCCTACTTTGATCATCCAACAGATCAACCCGGTGGCCTTCAAGCTCCACTTGCCCTGTGCCATGAAGATACATCCAGCATTCCATGTTTCCTTGTTAAAGAAATAGGTGGCCAACTCTTTTCCTGGATGCACacaaccacccccacccctcatcaTGGTTCGGGGGCAGGAAGATACCTGGTGAGACAGATGCTGGATTCTAAGCTCCTCTGATGATGACTTGTGGACTGGGAAGTGtatgccccagtgagtggggggtaATGTGAGGTGATGAACTAGAGCCTGATTAAGCCACATGCAGTGTTGAGTCACTCCTGAgctaggctccagccaatccacaagccaggagctGGTCTGATGGCTCTCAGAGCAGGTATATAACCCTCacaggagaaacagcagctcGGTCTGCCCAGTGTCACTTCATGGCTTGGAACTCTCCCCTGCCTGAGAGTGGTGATAGACTCCACAGACcttagcctgctccagccctgctccaacccAGCTCTTGACtcctgattctggctctgaccGCTGGCTTTAGTTCCTCACCGGACTTCCACCACACAAACCAATAGGCCCATCCATCTCATTTTCTGAaaccagcagcagctgagctctcTGTGGCTTTGCTACTCTcaagagtgagatatcagctaaaatcaccactgcctgtgggaTGAAGTGCCAATACTCAGTGCCACTGCCCTATACCTGTACCCATGGAATAGGGACTGAAACGTGACTGTTCTATGCAACCAAAATTCCTTCCCCTCCACTCGCCCCTGGGTGGGCCACATttgtggctggggctggagagtgGTGCTGTGCAGGGGCACCCTGAAGCTGGCATGTCTTATTCAACGTTTTTATGGGACTAAGGGAAGGGAGTTTTTGAAATGTAACTTTCCCTTTCCATTGTGACGGTAAAGTCAGTGATAGAAAGATAtgtatcagcagctgctgctgttgtggaCTTGAgggtgccccccacacacacacacctgcagaaCGCCTGAGGACTAGGGAGGACGTGTTCAGCAAGCTCCTGCCAGCCAGTGCTGCACTGGACCATGAACAAAGGGCCTGGAGTGGAGGGCCAACATGGCAGACAACAtggaaaaggagaaaggaaacgggagatgcaccaggacataatgggtcATCTCAGACAGCAAACACCGATGCGGCAGACCTTTTTGACCTGCAGGTCCAAAAATCCCAGACTCCTCACCCTTTGCAGTCCTTGGAGAACTCCATGCTAGCTGCTCCCAATGTCCCCGCAACATACCACTTGGCATCACGGGCCACACCCTTACATCTACCGCTCCAGgccaggggacagcaggggaaacCACACCTTCACACACACTGACCTGTGAGACCACGGTTGGTATATGCGTAGCCATGGTAGGCTACTTTTGTGCATTGAAATGGACAGAAATATTTGCTGCCTTTGCAATTGCAAAGTCCCATTCCATTAATTTATGTTTAAAGTCTGTATTGCGATGCCTGTCTTTTTGGACGTTGTTTTTCTGCAGTGTTTTTGCCACTCAATAAATTCCTATTTATGGAGAATAAAATTCTCTTGATTGGTTCCCAGCATGTACTGCAGAACGCACGGTGGTACTCACAGCACACTGTACTTGtcaatgtacagcaagcaccataCAACTCATAGGCTCAGGAAAACAGTCATATTTATAGATGTGCAGCAAGCACTACCCGATTCCCAGCAGCACCCGCAGCTCCTGGCCCAGCACAGAACACTCCTGTGGCTCACCATTAAAGGGCTCTTTCAAAGCTTCCCTCAACCACACAGTTCCACATGGAGCTCTTGTAGTGGCCCTTGTGTTTGGCTGTTGAAACTTGGCAAACAGTCGCTCCACCTCTGCCCTGGTGGTAGCTTTCCCCCCTTTGTCTCACAGATATTACGTAGCGCACGGCAGGCAGCTACAACCAGTGGGATATTTTTTCTCACAGAGAGCCAATCTAGTGAGTAAACACCACCAGCGTCCCCTCAATCTACCAAAAGCGCATTCaattgtcattctgcacctgctcagccaGTATCTGAATCTTTCCGTGGTGTTGTCGAAGTGGCCAGCATACGGCTTCATGAGgcaggggagcaaggggtaggctgggtctgcCCAAATCACCACCGGCATTTCCATATCACCAGTATGGTCAGGACAGaaggtccctgcttgcagctttttgaacaggCCTGTGTTTTTAAGGATGCGAGTTTCATGAACCTCCCCTGACCAGCCCACCCTGATATCAGTGAAGCATCCCTGGGGAATCCAccaaccagggccagctttagcaagagcggggcccgattcctgggggcggggcttgctgcaagccccgcccccaggaatcgagccgcacTCCGGCCGTGTTTGCTGGGCTTGGGTCCGGCCCAGAGCCCCTTGGCGGCCGGAGCCAAGCCACGGGAGCCAGGCCGGAGCTGCactgcgggggccgggccgggcggccGGATCCGAAGCCGTGGCCCGGGGGCTGGACCGGGGGActggagccgcgccgcgggggccgggcccgaagccgtgccgcgggggccgggccaggggccggaCCCGAAGCCGCGCcatgggggccgggccgggggccggaccCAAAGCCGCGccacgggggccgggccgggggccggacccaaagccgcgccgcgggggccgggccgggccagggactggagccgcgccgtgggggccGGACCCGAAGCCgcaccgcgggggccgggccaggccggggggccgGAGCTACGCCGCGGGTTGGGCCGGAGCCACGCTGCGGGCCGGCgcactcggccggaaccggggccggactaggccgtgcctccccggagccctcctcgCGCGTCCCCACCACCCCGGGTTATctagtgctgcctgcccgcccctgcttcttttcagacttcctgcgaacctctgattcgcgggaagcaggggcgggggaggagcagggggtggagcgagcaggggaggggaggagggggaagtgagctgggggcagggtagAGAGCTGcggcggggccctcttggcgcgggccccaattcagccgaatcggctgaatcggcctaaagctggccctgccaccAACGCTTGCATAACCATGGAAatgtagccctttctgttgatgtactctgtggcaaggcaGGCTggggccaaaatagggatatgtgtgCCGTCTATCATGCCATCATAGTTCAgcaaccccattgctgcaaatccagccGCTATGTCCTGCACAAACCTAGTCACAGGCCTGCTTAGCAGGAGACGATTAACGGCCCTGTGCtcttgcatgacaatggcccccacagtggatttttCAACTTCAGAACGATTTCCCATTGATCGGTAGCAATCCTGCATTGCAAGCTTCCGAAGTGCAATCAGCGCTGGCTTCTCTACTGGCCGTGCAGCTCTCACTCTGCTATCCATGTgctagagggctggggcaggctcggctcagatccaggaatgtggcctttcgCCGCCACTGGTCATCATCCCAAACCCGCATTATGATGTGATCAAACCAGTCCAGGctcgtttctcaggcccagaagcggCACTCcgtcatctgcagctgctccatgaatgctaCCAACAACCTGGAATTGTTCTTTGCTGTGTCCCTCAGCTAACTGTCCTCAAATAAATCCATATGTTTCCCAATGTTGAGGTACTTCCTGCAGGTCTGCAAATACAGGAGGACTGTGAGTCCCGTATTTAGTGTTCAGGAGAGGGTTCCATGCTTcggtcagagatggtggacatggagaagttcacatgggtttgtgggattaaaaaaaaataaaaggggcaAAAATGATGGGATATTGATGGTATTATGGGATGGAggaagttgcatgctgggaactagaCCCCATCTCCCAGAGAtccctgggtaagtcacttctATCCCACAGCACATTCTGAAAATTTCCTCAAGGGCATTGCATGGGACGGCGGCGCATGGCGCACTGGGGTGCCTGCCCGTGGTGCACTACACTTTGCATTggcacaagcactcctggtgggTACACGCAGCTCCGACACAAGCAGCTAAGTGTGCATGCACACGAGCAATATACACGCTTTGGCGACTGTGCGCCGATGCAACTTGCGccaaccaaagtttgtagtgtagacgtggcctcagCCAGCAAGGGCTAATGGCCCCACTGAGCCCTGCCCCATTACACAGACGTGCGCTGTCAGGTAAAGTTACGAGGGCAGAGCACTGGAGAACAGCTCAGTAGCTGGCTGATCAGGGTGGAGAACAGATCTCCTTTCCTTTGCTTCCTGGGGagaggcccagccctgcccctctgctgaGACTGTTGATTGCCAGAGTCCTCCGGAAGATGCTAAGTCTGGCACAGAACTGTTGAGTTTGGATTTGGGATTATTTCTTTGCTTTAGTCCAAAATGACTATCAGGCTGTCCGTGCTGCCTGGGCCAGGTCTGCGGGGCCTCGTGGGGATCCCCTGCCCAGGGAGGATGTGGGGAGTTGCCTCAATAAACTCCGTGGACTTTTGCTCCCTCTGGAGTCTGCCCTGAAATGTGTCTTGGACCCTGAAGAGCACAGTCATGAGCCCctattaactagattaaaaactGTCTAACTGATAGAGCTCGATGGGGATCATCAAGGGGGATTGTCATCCAATGGGGCTGCTTCTCGTGAGGTCTGCAGGGATGGGTTCTAGGTCTGGCACTATGCAATAGTCTGGAAGGAAATACGGCTCACAGATTGGCAGAGCGGTAAATAATGCTGGGGACAGGGCTGTCATAGAGAGCGACCTGGCTCACATGCTGAGCTGGGCTCGTTTGAACACACCTCTACGCAGGGCCCAGCACGTCTAGAGCCCAAGAACGTCGGTCCCGTTTATGAGATGGGGACTATAGCCTGGAACATCCTGTGTCCCGGGACGCATGCACAGGTGGGCGGGAGGGTCAGCGTGAGTGCAGGAGTGTGAGGCAGCGGCGTGCAAAGGGGACCAGTGAAAAGGGGCATGGGCTGGTTGTGAGTGGCgcaaaggggcagggtggggtatGAGTGTGAGAAGTGGGCATGCCAGCATTTCACCTGTCCCTCTTCCCCCAGGCTTCCCCGGCGTGAGGCTGGCCCAGCTGCCCGCCCAGTGGCTCCATGACGAGGGAGGTGCCCGTCTGGATGGTGCCCAGGTAGGGAGGAGCCAGCGCCCACCATGCCCTACgtcctccctcctctgcactgCGCCCTCAAGATGATGTCCCGCAAGaaggcgctgctgctgctgctgctggcactcAGCACCCTTAGCCTGCTCATCCACCAGAGCACGCACCTCAACTGGTACAgagcaagggagggggagggggaggatggggtCATGCGGGAGTGGGCAGAAGAAGGGTTGGAGCATGGAGGGGGGTAGAGCTAGAGGATGAGGCAGGGGGCCTGTCGAGTGGGGCTATAGGGACAGGGCtagggaatgggggcaggggtggggcatggaTAGTAGGCAGGGCGGGATGGTACAGGGGCAGAGCTAGTGGGTATGGGGctagggacaggggcagatgggCACGTGGGGCTGGGACATGAGGAGGAAATGGATGGGCCCATTGGGCTGAtcagggcaggggttcagggGAGTGCTGGGCTGGCCATGCCCCTCGTGCTGACCCCCCCTCTCCCAAGCAGGTCCCCCAAGCCTTCCTCCCCgggctgccccccagctccctcgtCCCGCCCCAAGCACACCTCGGTGGCCTTCCTGAAGACCCACAAGACAGCGGGCACCACAGTGCAGAACATCCTTTTCCGCTTCGCTGAGCAGCACAACGTGACGGTGGCGCTGCCCCACCACGCCTGCGACCACCAGTTCTGCTACCCCCGCAACTTCTCCGCCCGCTTCGTGcacccacacaccctgcccccccgCATCATCGCCAGCCACCTGCGCTTCCAGCGCCAGGAGCTGCACCGCCTCATGCCCAACGACACGCTCTACGTCACCATCCTGCGCGAGCCCGTTGCCATGTTCGAGTCACTCTTCACCTACTACAACCAGTACTGCTCCGCCTTCAAACGGGTACCCAACGGCTCCATGGAAGCCTTCCTGGCCAACCCGCTGGCCTTCTATCGCCCCCAGGAGAAGTTCTCCATGTACGCCCACAACACCCTGCTCTACGACCTTGGTGGGGACAACGACCACAGCCCCGCCGACCCCGCCTACCTGCCCGGCTTCATCCGCCAGATGGAGGAGGTCTTCTCGCTGGTGATGATCGCCGAGTACTTCGACGAGTCACTGGTGCTGCTGCGCCACCTGCTCTCCTGGGACCTGGAGGACATGCTCTACGTCAAGCTCAACATGCGCGGTCCCCGGTCCAAGGGCAACGTCAGCTCAGAGGCGCTGGCCACCCGGATCCGCGCCTGGAACGGGCTGGACGCCCAGCTCTACGACCACTTCAATGCCACCTTCTGGCGCAAGGTGGCGCAGGCAGGGCGGGAGTGCGTGGCGGAGGAGGTGCGGGCGCTGCGCCGGGCCTGCGAACAGCTGCTGCGCCGCTGCTTCGGGGGGCGGCCCCAGCTGCGCCCCGCCACGCAGATCAAGAACAAGGAGCTGCGGCCCTGGCAGCCCAGCTCCAAGGTGGACATTGTGGGCTATGACCTGCCTCCGGCTGTGCCCGGCTCAGGTGCCCCCCCTGACGAGCGCTGCCTCAAGCTGGTCATGCCTGAGGTGCAGTACTCCCGCTATATGCTGCGCAAGCAGAGCCTGCGTACCCGCCGCAGGGCCATGCTccaccgccccctgcccccccggggaGTCCCGCGCCCAGCCAGGGCCCTCCCACTCCGCCACCCCGCAATGCCCAAGGCAGCCTGAACAGGGGCTGGGACCTTAGCCCAGATTAGAGACTCACACCTGGGTGTGGGGCTGTGCAGGCATCGTGGACCTGGCTTTCTGTGCCCCCTGCCCTCGGATCGGCCTTTGCtggccccctgctccctccctgggACAGTCCCCATCCTGCACAacagccccactccctccccctgcattCCACGTCCCTTTGGGAGGGCTGGATCTGAACTGAACGCCATTGAGGCCTGATCTGGCACTGGGAAGCTGCCCCCTTCCTGAGCCTGCGTCGGGTCCATTTGCAGGTTCTGGATGGTTTGCATGTGACCTGGATTTGGAAATCCACCAATCACAGCCTGGGGACTGAGGCAGCGGGAGCCTGGGAGGGACGCCCAGCAACTCAGCACGGAACAACAGTGTCTATGGTTTGGGGCCAAGATGGTGGCCGCCCCCAACTCCAGCCTTTCTCCACTAGTGCTCCTCCGCCCCAGCATTGGCCCATACCTCCCCCTAGTGCTGCCACTCACATGCGGACATAGCACTTCATGGGAGACACAGGGCCCAGGTCAACCCTGGGGAGGCGGGACTTGAACCCCTGCCCCAGGTAACAGAGCAGGGCCCCTCACACTAGCACCGGGGTTGCAGGAGAGAACCTCCCCTGGCCAGGCACACAACACCACACAGCCTATCGCACACAGACACCCCCCATCactcgcagagcaccccctcatcACAGATAGCGCACACATCCTAtcagtccccacccccacttgtGTTTACCCACACACCTTGCACACAGTGCTTAATCTGTCATGAAacaggtgccggggctcaagccattttttttcattcatacCTGATGcaacaagcccagaggtgctggggctaggcactgccaggcccagaggtgctggggcgcCGCCCTGACAAGCCCTGGCCCAAATTAAACACTGGTTGCACACGTGCACAGTGTCACACACACAATCACTCACAGCTGGCCCCCTgtgcaatcacacacacacaaccctcgcCAGGGTGCCACACTGGTGTGGCAAGGCGACAGTGTCCCAGCAGGGAGTGACTCCCTCCCTGAGACCCCAAGGGGGCACAGCCTGGCTCCTCCCGCCCCATGAGCCATTCCCTGGGTAATGGGTTCCCAGGAAGAGGCTGATGCTGAACAACTGTCAGGGGGATGGGAACCTGCCCCCAATAAAGGACTCTGTGAGGTGCCTGGTCTGCTCTGGTGTCTGTGGCtcatggggggcaggtgggaggttcTGGTGGGTGGCTCTCTGTGGGTCATTGCCCCATGGGTACCCCAGGGTGTGACCCCTGACACTCAGCAGACATTGGAGCCcgtagctggcagcagtaggaggTTGTTATCTTCCATGTGGCCAGAGcctgagggggggcagtcaggcacACATGGCATGTGTTGCACACACACCTTGAGCGTGACTCTAGGGACCAATGCAGCTGTGTCTGGGGAGGAGTTGAGGGCTGGTTCTTGAGGATGGTGACTGGCTTGCTGGCACCGATGGATGCTGGACTCACTGCAGGAGTGTTGT is a genomic window of Chrysemys picta bellii isolate R12L10 chromosome 7, ASM1138683v2, whole genome shotgun sequence containing:
- the GAL3ST3 gene encoding galactose-3-O-sulfotransferase 3 — translated: MPYVLPPLHCALKMMSRKKALLLLLLALSTLSLLIHQSTHLNWSPKPSSPGCPPAPSSRPKHTSVAFLKTHKTAGTTVQNILFRFAEQHNVTVALPHHACDHQFCYPRNFSARFVHPHTLPPRIIASHLRFQRQELHRLMPNDTLYVTILREPVAMFESLFTYYNQYCSAFKRVPNGSMEAFLANPLAFYRPQEKFSMYAHNTLLYDLGGDNDHSPADPAYLPGFIRQMEEVFSLVMIAEYFDESLVLLRHLLSWDLEDMLYVKLNMRGPRSKGNVSSEALATRIRAWNGLDAQLYDHFNATFWRKVAQAGRECVAEEVRALRRACEQLLRRCFGGRPQLRPATQIKNKELRPWQPSSKVDIVGYDLPPAVPGSGAPPDERCLKLVMPEVQYSRYMLRKQSLRTRRRAMLHRPLPPRGVPRPARALPLRHPAMPKAA